One region of Flavobacterium pisciphilum genomic DNA includes:
- a CDS encoding CinA family nicotinamide mononucleotide deamidase-related protein, giving the protein MKATIITIGDEILIGQIVDTNSGFIAKSLDKIGVEVHEMISISDDKEHILNTFSQLQNKVDLVIITGGLGPTKDDVTKKTFCDYFEDELVVDTDVLAHVTELIEGFYKRPITQMNKDQALVPSKCTVLHNKMGTAPGMWMKKENTVFVSLPGVPYEMKYLVESVIVPKVVKEYERPYIIHKTILTYGQGESLVAERIEEWENNLPDFIKLAYLPNPGRVRLRLSARGTDKEMLEAAIEANVQSLDAIIHDIIVGFDDNETIEVVVGQLLAKRGKTIATAESCTGGKIASLLSAVSGASSYFKGSVVAYSTELKTSILGVSASLIEENSVVSSAVASAMALNVKRLMKTDYAIATTGNAGPTKGDSNAEIGTVFIAIATPGGVIVEEFNFGQPREKVIDRAVIKSLEMLQKEILKNVL; this is encoded by the coding sequence ATGAAAGCAACAATAATAACAATTGGTGACGAAATCCTAATAGGACAAATTGTAGATACAAATTCTGGTTTTATAGCCAAGTCTTTAGATAAAATCGGAGTTGAAGTCCACGAAATGATTTCGATAAGTGATGATAAAGAGCATATCTTAAACACCTTTTCTCAATTACAAAACAAAGTCGATTTAGTGATTATTACAGGAGGCTTAGGGCCAACTAAAGATGATGTGACTAAAAAAACATTTTGTGATTACTTTGAGGATGAATTAGTGGTAGATACTGATGTTTTGGCGCATGTCACAGAGTTAATCGAAGGTTTTTATAAACGCCCGATTACTCAAATGAATAAAGATCAAGCGTTGGTTCCGTCAAAATGTACTGTGCTTCACAATAAGATGGGAACAGCGCCAGGGATGTGGATGAAAAAAGAAAATACAGTCTTTGTTTCGCTTCCAGGGGTTCCATATGAAATGAAGTATTTGGTAGAAAGTGTTATAGTTCCAAAGGTTGTGAAAGAATACGAGCGACCATATATTATTCATAAAACCATACTTACATACGGGCAGGGTGAAAGTTTAGTAGCCGAGCGTATTGAAGAGTGGGAGAATAATTTACCAGATTTTATAAAATTAGCTTATTTGCCAAATCCAGGAAGAGTGCGATTGCGACTTTCGGCAAGAGGAACAGATAAAGAAATGCTAGAAGCAGCTATTGAGGCTAATGTGCAATCGCTAGATGCTATTATTCATGATATCATAGTAGGGTTTGATGATAACGAAACCATCGAGGTGGTAGTAGGGCAGTTGCTTGCTAAGAGAGGTAAAACAATAGCAACAGCAGAAAGTTGTACTGGAGGGAAAATTGCGTCGCTTTTGTCGGCGGTTTCTGGCGCATCAAGCTATTTTAAGGGGAGTGTTGTGGCTTATTCAACCGAGTTAAAAACTAGTATTTTGGGTGTTTCAGCGAGTTTAATAGAAGAAAATTCTGTCGTAAGTTCAGCAGTGGCTTCGGCGATGGCTTTGAACGTAAAACGCCTAATGAAAACTGATTACGCAATAGCGACAACTGGGAACGCTGGACCAACAAAAGGAGATTCAAATGCTGAAATTGGTACGGTTTTTATTGCAATTGCAACTCCAGGTGGTGTAATTGTTGAAGAATTTAACTTTGGCCAACCACGTGAAAAAGTGATAGATAGGGCTGTAATTAAAAGTTTAGAAATGTTACAAAAAGAAATTTTAAAAAATGTGCTCTAA
- a CDS encoding fumarylacetoacetate hydrolase family protein, translating into MKIICIGRNYTNHIEELQNERPTEPVVFMKPDSAVLLKQHPFVIPEFSEDIHHEIELIVKINKVGKYIEPKFAHKYYDEISVGIDFTARDLQTKLKEKGLPWEKAKAFDGSAVIGEFLPKTQFSSLENITFELTNNSKSVQKGNSNMMLWKIDELISYVSQYFTLKIGDIIFTGTPEGVAAVKPDDVLEGFLEGKKLFRIQVK; encoded by the coding sequence ATGAAAATAATCTGTATCGGTAGAAATTATACCAATCATATTGAAGAGTTACAAAACGAACGCCCAACAGAGCCAGTTGTATTTATGAAGCCAGATTCGGCAGTTTTATTAAAGCAACATCCATTTGTAATACCTGAATTTTCTGAGGATATTCATCACGAAATAGAGTTAATTGTTAAGATTAACAAGGTTGGGAAATATATAGAACCAAAGTTTGCGCATAAGTATTACGATGAAATAAGTGTGGGTATTGATTTTACTGCTAGAGATTTACAAACTAAATTGAAAGAAAAAGGATTACCTTGGGAGAAGGCAAAAGCCTTTGATGGTTCGGCAGTGATAGGTGAATTTTTGCCTAAGACGCAATTTAGTTCATTGGAAAATATTACATTTGAATTAACAAATAATTCTAAGAGCGTTCAAAAAGGAAATTCCAATATGATGTTGTGGAAAATTGATGAACTTATTTCTTATGTTTCTCAATACTTCACATTAAAAATTGGAGATATTATTTTTACAGGAACTCCTGAGGGAGTTGCGGCTGTAAAACCAGACGATGTTTTAGAAGGATTTTTAGAAGGAAAAAAATTATTCAGAATACAAGTAAAATAA
- a CDS encoding Hpt domain-containing protein: MALKYNLSKVYALSDNDPEFVNEILNLFVTEVPEDLKQIKEGIKKKDHKHAYAYAHKIKPTLDLLGLNVAFEEILQVEAWTKAEGKKKAIEETFKSIKNQVKEAIKEIKKDFDL; encoded by the coding sequence ATGGCTTTAAAATACAACCTTTCAAAAGTGTACGCACTTTCAGATAATGATCCAGAATTTGTAAACGAAATTCTTAATTTGTTTGTAACCGAAGTTCCTGAGGATTTAAAACAAATTAAAGAAGGGATAAAAAAGAAAGATCATAAACATGCCTATGCCTATGCGCATAAGATAAAACCAACACTTGATTTATTAGGTCTTAATGTAGCTTTTGAAGAGATTCTTCAAGTGGAAGCTTGGACAAAGGCTGAAGGTAAAAAGAAAGCTATTGAGGAGACTTTTAAGAGTATAAAAAATCAAGTAAAAGAAGCAATCAAAGAAATTAAGAAAGACTTTGATTTGTGA
- the bshC gene encoding bacillithiol biosynthesis cysteine-adding enzyme BshC, producing MPNDCISYQTSGYFSTLIHDYLEQKSDLKPLYNNFPTLENFEKQIIEKQQNFDDNNRIPLVSALREQYATIELTDSTKHNIEALALPNTFTVTTGHQLNLFSGPLYFLYKIISTINLTNELKSKYPSYNFVPIYWMATEDHDFEEINYFNFKGKKFRWNAESTGPVGRLSTQGLEEFFEIYALELGSNTNATVLKKLFKEAYLKHNNLADATRYLANSLFASQGLVILDADNANLKRAFIPYIKEELESQSSYKAVQETIEKLKDYAVQVNPREINLFYIEDDLRERIIFENGRYKVNNTRIEFSGQEIFDLLESNPEKFSPNVIMRPLYQEIILPNLCYIGGGGEIAYWLELKSFFDTVKITFPMLLIRNSVLLANEKQVKKADKLNLSWSDLFSKQENLINKSTRELSPFSIDLTPQKEILQKQFEHLYELANQTDKSFTGAVKAQEVKQIKGLENLEKRLLKAQKRKLNDILQRIIDLQNELFPNKSLQERQANFSEFYIEKGEELIPLLIRDLKPLESNFNIITI from the coding sequence ATTTCTCAACATTGATACATGATTATTTAGAGCAAAAATCAGATTTAAAACCGCTATATAATAATTTCCCAACACTGGAAAACTTCGAAAAACAAATCATTGAAAAACAACAAAACTTTGATGATAACAATCGAATTCCATTAGTTTCAGCCTTAAGAGAACAATATGCTACAATTGAGCTTACTGATTCAACCAAGCACAATATAGAAGCATTAGCGCTCCCAAATACATTTACAGTTACAACAGGACATCAATTAAACTTATTTAGTGGTCCATTATATTTTTTGTATAAAATCATTTCTACAATTAATCTTACCAACGAATTAAAATCAAAATATCCTTCCTATAATTTTGTTCCTATTTACTGGATGGCAACGGAAGACCATGATTTTGAAGAAATTAATTATTTCAATTTTAAAGGCAAGAAATTCAGATGGAATGCTGAAAGTACTGGACCTGTAGGCCGATTATCAACACAAGGTCTTGAAGAATTTTTCGAAATATACGCTTTAGAATTAGGCTCTAATACCAATGCTACTGTTTTGAAAAAATTATTCAAAGAAGCGTATTTAAAACACAATAATCTAGCAGATGCAACTCGTTATCTAGCCAATAGCTTATTTGCTTCTCAAGGTTTAGTAATTTTAGATGCTGACAATGCAAATTTAAAACGTGCCTTTATCCCCTATATAAAAGAAGAACTAGAATCTCAATCTTCTTATAAAGCTGTTCAGGAAACTATTGAAAAGCTTAAAGATTATGCGGTTCAGGTAAATCCACGTGAAATTAATTTATTTTATATCGAAGATGATTTACGCGAACGTATCATTTTTGAAAATGGAAGATATAAAGTAAACAATACCCGAATTGAATTCTCTGGACAAGAAATCTTCGATTTACTAGAAAGTAATCCCGAAAAATTCAGTCCAAACGTAATCATGCGTCCGCTATATCAGGAAATTATTCTGCCTAATTTATGTTATATTGGTGGAGGCGGAGAAATCGCATATTGGTTAGAATTGAAATCGTTTTTTGACACTGTAAAGATTACTTTCCCGATGCTTTTAATTAGAAATTCGGTGCTTTTAGCGAACGAAAAACAAGTTAAAAAAGCAGATAAATTAAATTTATCATGGAGCGATTTATTCTCAAAACAAGAGAATTTAATCAATAAAAGCACAAGAGAATTATCTCCATTTTCCATTGATTTAACCCCTCAAAAAGAGATTCTACAGAAACAATTTGAGCATCTTTATGAATTAGCAAATCAAACCGATAAATCATTTACGGGAGCTGTAAAAGCTCAAGAAGTAAAACAAATAAAAGGATTAGAAAACCTTGAAAAGAGATTATTGAAAGCTCAAAAGAGAAAACTAAACGATATTTTACAACGTATTATTGACTTGCAAAATGAGTTATTCCCTAACAAAAGCTTACAAGAACGTCAAGCTAATTTTTCAGAATTTTATATAGAAAAAGGAGAAGAATTAATTCCACTTTTAATTCGAGATTTAAAACCTCTAGAATCTAATTTTAATATTATTACAATATAA
- a CDS encoding DUF4295 domain-containing protein, whose translation MAKKTVASLQTASKRLSKAIKMVKSPKTGAYTFVESIMAPEEVDTFLKKK comes from the coding sequence ATGGCAAAGAAAACCGTAGCATCGTTACAAACAGCTTCTAAGAGATTATCAAAAGCCATCAAAATGGTGAAATCTCCTAAAACTGGTGCATATACATTCGTAGAATCTATTATGGCTCCTGAAGAAGTTGATACTTTCTTGAAAAAGAAATAA
- a CDS encoding acyltransferase family protein, translated as MTKERLISLDVFRGLTILLMTIVNNPGSWSAVYPPLLHSEWHGCTPTDLVFPFFIFIMGVAVSFAMPTKTFDSTTFNKILVRSLRMFCLGIFFNFFAKIQLFGLEGIPLLVGRLIITIAVGYALMGNFSSKVKNILAFSILFIYLFLAYSGIEAYQDVRLPGVLQRIAIVYFVVSLLYLKSNQRTQILVASILLLGYWAMMALIPVPGIGEANFEKDTNLASWVDSILLKGHMYRGTITWDPEGILSTIPSIATGIIGLLIGQLLHRSIPKIEIAKKMAIAGIILIIVAQIWSIVFPINKSLWTSTYVLYTAGLATTCLAILYYLIDIMDLKKGIKLFLIWGVNPMIVFFFSQIIPQGLVMVQFKNPHSPDQQINLLEYLYRFGIAPFFSNPMTASLAGALTYVGIWTFILWIFYKNKLIFKV; from the coding sequence ATGACCAAAGAGCGCTTGATTTCACTAGATGTCTTCAGAGGATTAACTATTTTATTAATGACAATCGTCAATAATCCCGGAAGCTGGAGCGCTGTTTATCCTCCTCTATTACATTCAGAGTGGCATGGCTGTACACCAACCGATTTGGTATTTCCATTTTTCATCTTCATCATGGGAGTTGCTGTTTCATTTGCAATGCCTACAAAAACCTTTGACAGTACCACTTTTAATAAAATATTGGTTCGCTCCTTAAGAATGTTTTGTTTAGGGATCTTCTTTAATTTTTTTGCCAAAATACAACTTTTCGGACTCGAAGGAATTCCATTGCTTGTAGGTCGATTAATTATAACTATTGCTGTAGGATATGCATTAATGGGGAATTTTAGCTCTAAAGTAAAAAATATCCTAGCCTTTTCTATCTTATTTATTTATCTCTTTTTGGCTTATAGTGGTATCGAAGCCTATCAAGATGTAAGATTACCGGGAGTACTGCAACGTATTGCAATTGTATATTTTGTAGTATCGCTTTTGTATTTAAAATCAAACCAAAGAACACAAATACTAGTTGCTTCTATCTTATTATTGGGATATTGGGCTATGATGGCTTTAATTCCGGTTCCAGGAATCGGAGAAGCTAATTTTGAAAAAGACACCAATCTAGCATCTTGGGTAGATAGTATCTTGTTAAAAGGGCATATGTATCGCGGAACCATAACATGGGATCCAGAAGGAATCTTAAGTACAATTCCATCAATTGCAACAGGAATTATTGGTTTACTCATTGGTCAACTATTACACCGCTCTATACCAAAAATAGAGATTGCTAAAAAGATGGCAATTGCTGGTATTATTCTAATTATCGTTGCTCAAATTTGGAGTATTGTTTTCCCAATAAACAAATCGCTATGGACAAGTACATACGTATTATATACAGCTGGCTTAGCAACCACTTGCCTAGCAATACTATATTATCTTATTGATATTATGGACTTAAAAAAGGGGATAAAATTATTCTTAATCTGGGGAGTAAATCCTATGATTGTATTTTTCTTTTCTCAAATAATCCCACAAGGATTAGTAATGGTTCAATTTAAAAATCCGCATAGTCCAGATCAACAAATTAATCTTTTAGAGTATTTATATCGTTTTGGCATTGCCCCATTCTTCAGTAATCCGATGACGGCTTCATTAGCTGGTGCGCTTACTTACGTTGGAATTTGGACATTTATTTTATGGATTTTTTACAAGAACAAACTAATTTTTAAGGTTTAA
- a CDS encoding DUF721 domain-containing protein, producing MAKRLNNQSTVGDILQKIIQVNKLQPGMDEIDVKDAWRQLMGNGVNSYTRNVILKGSTLYVELTSSVLREELTHGKSKIITMINEELRRDVVRDVVLR from the coding sequence ATGGCAAAAAGACTAAATAATCAGAGTACTGTTGGGGATATTTTGCAGAAAATCATCCAGGTTAATAAACTTCAACCCGGAATGGATGAGATTGATGTAAAAGACGCATGGAGACAACTAATGGGGAATGGTGTAAATAGTTATACCCGAAATGTAATTTTGAAAGGAAGTACGCTTTATGTTGAGCTTACGTCATCTGTTTTAAGAGAAGAATTGACTCATGGGAAATCTAAAATTATTACCATGATCAATGAAGAATTGCGTAGAGATGTAGTTCGTGATGTGGTTTTGAGATAG
- a CDS encoding nucleoside-diphosphate kinase — protein MATNRTFTMIKPDAVQNGHIGNILAMITNGGFKIVSLKLTQLTVADAKAFYSVHSERPFYGELVEFMSRGPIVAAILEKDNAVEDFRTLIGATNPAEAAEGTIRKAYATSIGENAVHGSDSDENAAIEGAFHFAGREQF, from the coding sequence ATGGCAACAAATAGAACTTTTACAATGATTAAGCCAGATGCAGTTCAAAACGGACACATCGGAAATATCTTAGCAATGATTACTAATGGAGGATTTAAAATCGTTTCATTAAAATTAACTCAATTAACTGTAGCTGATGCTAAAGCATTTTACTCAGTTCACTCAGAAAGACCTTTCTATGGTGAATTAGTAGAGTTCATGTCTCGTGGACCAATCGTTGCTGCAATTTTAGAAAAAGACAACGCTGTTGAAGATTTCAGAACTTTAATCGGAGCTACAAACCCTGCTGAAGCTGCTGAAGGAACAATTCGTAAAGCATATGCAACTTCTATCGGAGAAAATGCAGTTCACGGTTCTGATAGCGATGAAAATGCTGCTATCGAAGGTGCATTTCATTTTGCTGGAAGAGAGCAATTCTAA
- the rpmG gene encoding 50S ribosomal protein L33 has protein sequence MAKKGNRIQVILECTEHKTSGVAGTSRYITTKNKKNTPDRLEIKKFNPILKRVTVHKEIK, from the coding sequence ATGGCAAAGAAAGGTAATAGAATCCAAGTAATTTTAGAATGTACTGAACACAAGACTTCTGGTGTAGCAGGAACTTCAAGATACATTACAACAAAGAACAAAAAAAATACTCCAGATAGATTAGAGATTAAGAAATTTAATCCAATCTTGAAACGTGTAACTGTTCACAAAGAAATTAAGTAA
- the rpmB gene encoding 50S ribosomal protein L28 — protein sequence MSRVCDLTGKRAMVGNNVSHAMNKTKRKFSVNLVKKRFYLPEEDRWITLRVAASTIKTINKNGISAVLKKAQSEGFIK from the coding sequence ATGTCAAGAGTTTGTGACCTTACAGGTAAAAGAGCGATGGTAGGAAATAACGTTTCTCACGCTATGAACAAAACTAAGAGAAAATTTTCTGTGAACTTAGTTAAAAAGCGTTTTTATCTTCCAGAAGAAGATAGATGGATTACTCTTAGAGTAGCAGCATCTACGATAAAAACAATTAATAAAAATGGAATTTCTGCAGTTTTGAAAAAAGCGCAGTCAGAAGGATTTATCAAATAA
- a CDS encoding 3'-5' exonuclease, which yields MELKLNKPICFFDLETTGIDIGKDRIVEISIFKVFPNGNKESKTWLVNPTIPIPPQTTAVHGITDEKVANEPTFAILAPQVYNMIKDSDLAGFNSDRFDIPLLAEELLRAGVDFDMKNKCSVDVQTIFHKMEERTLSAALKFYCGKSLENAHSAEADTMATYEILKAQLDRYPELENDMKSLSEFTTRKKLADFAGMIAFDKDDEEVFTFGKHKGAKVEKILETEPGYFSWIQNADFPLYTKKVLTAIKLRKLNTK from the coding sequence ATGGAACTGAAACTCAACAAACCAATTTGCTTTTTCGATCTTGAAACTACTGGAATTGACATCGGAAAGGATAGAATAGTAGAAATTTCAATATTTAAAGTTTTTCCAAACGGAAATAAAGAAAGTAAAACTTGGTTGGTGAACCCTACAATTCCAATTCCACCACAAACTACCGCTGTTCATGGTATCACTGATGAAAAAGTAGCAAATGAGCCTACGTTTGCAATATTGGCGCCGCAGGTTTATAATATGATAAAAGATAGCGATTTGGCAGGATTTAATTCTGATCGTTTTGATATTCCTTTATTAGCAGAAGAATTGTTACGCGCAGGAGTTGATTTTGATATGAAAAATAAATGCTCGGTTGATGTGCAGACTATTTTTCATAAAATGGAAGAGAGAACATTAAGTGCGGCTTTGAAGTTTTATTGCGGAAAAAGCTTAGAGAATGCACATTCAGCAGAAGCAGATACAATGGCTACTTATGAGATTCTTAAAGCGCAATTGGATCGTTACCCAGAGTTGGAAAATGACATGAAATCATTGTCGGAATTTACAACTAGAAAAAAATTAGCTGATTTTGCAGGAATGATTGCTTTTGATAAAGATGATGAAGAGGTTTTTACCTTCGGAAAGCATAAAGGAGCAAAGGTGGAGAAGATTCTTGAAACAGAACCAGGCTATTTTAGTTGGATACAAAATGCCGATTTTCCCTTGTATACCAAAAAGGTGCTAACGGCTATTAAATTAAGAAAGTTAAATACAAAATAA
- the ftsY gene encoding signal recognition particle-docking protein FtsY produces the protein MSFFKKIFSSDKKETLDKGLEKSKTSFFSKLSKAVAGKSKVDDDVLDNLEEILVSSDVGVETTLKVITRIESRVAADKYLGVDELNQILREEIAGLLSETNTGEATEFVIPIQTKPYVLMVVGVNGVGKTTTIGKLAYQFKKAGYKVVLGAADTFRAAAIDQLQIWADRVDVPIVRQNMGSDPASVAFDTLQSAVAQNADVVIIDTAGRLHNKINLMNELTKVKRVMQKVVADAPHDVLLVLDGSTGQNAFEQAKQFTAATEVTALAVTKLDGTAKGGVVIGISDQFKIPVKYIGVGEGIEDLQVFNKYEFVDSFFK, from the coding sequence ATGAGTTTTTTTAAAAAAATATTTTCTTCCGACAAAAAAGAGACTTTAGACAAAGGTCTTGAGAAATCAAAAACCTCTTTCTTTTCTAAATTAAGCAAAGCAGTAGCTGGTAAATCTAAAGTCGATGACGACGTTTTAGATAATTTAGAAGAGATCCTTGTTTCTTCGGATGTTGGAGTAGAGACAACCCTAAAAGTTATTACCCGAATAGAAAGCCGTGTAGCAGCAGATAAGTATCTTGGAGTTGATGAGTTAAACCAAATCTTGCGAGAAGAGATTGCAGGTTTATTGTCAGAAACCAATACTGGAGAAGCAACTGAATTTGTAATTCCGATTCAAACAAAACCATATGTTTTAATGGTTGTTGGAGTAAATGGAGTAGGAAAGACTACAACTATCGGGAAATTAGCTTATCAGTTTAAAAAAGCAGGTTATAAAGTAGTTCTAGGTGCTGCAGATACTTTTCGTGCAGCAGCGATTGACCAATTGCAAATTTGGGCTGATCGTGTAGATGTGCCAATCGTAAGACAAAACATGGGTAGTGATCCAGCATCAGTAGCATTTGATACCTTACAATCAGCAGTAGCTCAAAATGCCGATGTGGTAATAATTGATACAGCAGGTCGTTTACATAACAAAATTAACTTGATGAACGAACTTACGAAAGTAAAACGTGTAATGCAGAAAGTTGTAGCCGATGCACCTCACGATGTACTTCTGGTTTTAGATGGTTCTACAGGACAAAATGCTTTTGAACAAGCGAAGCAGTTTACAGCTGCAACTGAAGTAACAGCGCTTGCTGTAACCAAATTAGATGGTACTGCCAAAGGTGGTGTTGTAATTGGTATTTCAGATCAGTTTAAAATTCCCGTAAAATACATTGGTGTAGGAGAAGGAATTGAAGACTTGCAGGTTTTTAATAAGTATGAGTTTGTAGATAGTTTCTTTAAATAA